One Lentisphaera araneosa HTCC2155 genomic region harbors:
- a CDS encoding glycoside hydrolase family 2 TIM barrel-domain containing protein has translation MTSTYKKLLMFTALSSQIFALENWQDQQIIQINTEAPQATFTVYDNRDHALEMNDQKTINTKSLNGNWKFNWAKNPAERPKDFFKSEFDSSKWTSIPVPSNWQIQGHGQPLYTNIKYPFSIKNPPHIDNNDNPVGSYLTQFTVPNSFKGKNTHIQFAGVNSAFYLWINGQYVGYSQGSRTPAEFNISKYLKAGNNTLAAEVYRWGDGAFLEDQDFWRLSGIFRDVTLKSIPTEHIEDFTIITDLDQNYLNAELEVKVDIKQPEGASLDIELLDQNGKAVFLKVTHQASETIKFKKTIKNPAKWTAESPNLYKLLLTLKNKSGEVLQIIPQNIGFREVEIKNGIFLVNGQKIKLKGVNRHEHSPDNGQIVSRSEMLRDIKLFKENNINAVRTSHYPNVPEFYDLCDQYGIYVIDEANIETHEFGATSDKNILANDRTWEKAIIDRVNRMAERDKNHPSIVIWSLGNESGIGPNFVAAYDMLKAQYPHRPVHYEGGHKYKSPASDFYSRMYADEKWIGPKDRPSILCEYSHAMGNSNGNLSEYWDDNIYKNDRYTGAFIWDWMDQGIRQKTPEKFAKNIGVGPVKETFFAYGGWFENPYSNDGNFCMNGLIDSDWNPHPGLFAVKSVYSNIKVTAPKLNTGEIEILNRFDFTSLDKFVSANWSIEENGKVISSGKVDDLSIAPHQTKKVKLSLPKIERNAGSEYFLNISFKSTKDYTELVPAGHVLTSSQFKLFGQKPALNLSNEGEIKLVDSAKSLTLKGTEFEIKFDKKSGQLTTYNYKGKNLLADALEINFWRAFTDNDKIPTNSGKLKKVWRNATQKYEVKHFKVQQKSPGLVHVEITSFFPTVKTTVQSQYAISGNGKIQVKNDFDFSQTNPKIGAPHRLGMTIALPAEYDQISWFGRGPNATYSDRKLEHVGLYKSSVDEQWVDYSRPQENGNKVDMRWMSLLNTKGHGLKFLADQNFLSGGAKFYSTEAIENAKYSFELERSPNVIVNLDHAQLGVGGNDSWGSIALKPYQIKKQKYSYSFIISPIQ, from the coding sequence ATGACTAGTACATACAAAAAACTATTGATGTTCACCGCATTAAGTAGTCAAATCTTTGCCTTAGAAAATTGGCAAGACCAACAAATCATTCAGATTAACACCGAAGCTCCACAAGCAACTTTTACCGTTTACGACAATCGTGATCATGCTCTAGAAATGAACGATCAAAAAACAATCAATACCAAGTCATTAAACGGTAATTGGAAATTTAACTGGGCAAAGAATCCTGCCGAACGCCCCAAAGATTTTTTCAAAAGTGAATTTGATTCTAGCAAGTGGACAAGTATTCCCGTTCCTTCCAACTGGCAAATCCAAGGTCATGGTCAGCCTCTCTACACAAATATCAAATACCCCTTTAGTATCAAGAACCCTCCTCATATTGACAATAATGACAACCCTGTCGGCTCCTACTTAACTCAATTCACTGTACCCAATAGCTTTAAAGGAAAAAATACTCACATCCAATTTGCTGGAGTCAACTCCGCTTTCTACCTTTGGATTAATGGCCAATACGTCGGGTATTCACAAGGCTCACGAACACCTGCAGAATTTAACATTTCAAAATACCTCAAAGCTGGCAATAATACATTAGCGGCAGAAGTCTATCGCTGGGGTGACGGTGCCTTTCTCGAGGACCAAGATTTCTGGAGACTTTCAGGTATTTTTAGAGATGTCACATTAAAGTCGATCCCGACTGAACATATTGAAGATTTCACGATCATTACTGACCTAGATCAAAACTACCTAAATGCCGAACTTGAAGTAAAAGTTGACATCAAACAACCAGAAGGTGCTAGCTTAGACATTGAACTACTCGATCAAAATGGCAAAGCAGTTTTCCTCAAGGTGACTCATCAAGCTTCTGAAACCATTAAGTTTAAGAAAACGATCAAGAATCCAGCTAAATGGACAGCAGAAAGCCCGAACCTCTACAAGCTCCTTCTTACACTAAAAAATAAGTCAGGTGAAGTGCTTCAGATTATACCTCAGAATATTGGCTTTCGTGAAGTCGAAATTAAAAATGGCATCTTTTTGGTCAATGGCCAGAAAATTAAGCTCAAAGGCGTCAATCGTCACGAACACAGTCCTGACAATGGACAAATAGTTAGCCGTTCTGAAATGCTAAGAGACATTAAATTATTTAAAGAAAACAATATTAACGCCGTTCGTACAAGCCATTATCCAAACGTCCCAGAATTTTATGATCTTTGTGATCAGTATGGTATCTACGTCATCGATGAAGCCAATATTGAAACACATGAATTTGGTGCCACGAGCGATAAAAATATTCTAGCTAACGATCGCACATGGGAAAAAGCTATTATCGACCGCGTTAATCGTATGGCTGAACGCGACAAAAACCACCCCTCAATTGTAATTTGGTCCCTTGGTAATGAATCGGGAATCGGACCTAACTTCGTAGCTGCTTACGACATGCTAAAAGCTCAGTACCCCCATCGCCCTGTTCACTATGAGGGTGGACATAAATACAAAAGTCCTGCTAGTGATTTTTACTCTCGCATGTATGCCGATGAAAAATGGATCGGCCCAAAAGACCGTCCTTCAATTCTTTGCGAATACTCACATGCCATGGGCAATAGTAATGGTAACCTTAGCGAATACTGGGATGACAATATTTATAAAAATGACCGTTACACGGGCGCCTTTATTTGGGACTGGATGGATCAGGGAATCCGTCAGAAAACCCCAGAAAAATTCGCTAAAAACATTGGTGTCGGACCTGTAAAAGAAACTTTCTTTGCCTATGGTGGTTGGTTTGAAAATCCATATAGCAATGACGGTAATTTTTGCATGAACGGCCTCATCGATTCTGACTGGAACCCACATCCGGGGCTCTTTGCAGTCAAATCGGTCTATAGCAATATCAAAGTCACAGCTCCTAAGCTAAATACTGGAGAAATCGAAATTCTCAACCGCTTTGATTTTACTTCTCTCGACAAATTCGTATCAGCCAATTGGTCCATCGAAGAAAATGGCAAAGTCATTAGTTCGGGTAAAGTTGACGATTTATCTATTGCCCCTCACCAAACTAAAAAGGTAAAGCTCTCCCTTCCTAAAATTGAACGCAACGCAGGTTCAGAATATTTCCTCAATATCAGCTTCAAAAGCACCAAAGATTATACTGAACTCGTCCCCGCTGGACATGTTTTAACAAGTTCACAATTTAAACTATTTGGTCAAAAACCAGCACTAAACCTTTCTAATGAAGGTGAAATTAAACTTGTGGATTCCGCAAAGTCTTTAACCCTCAAAGGCACAGAGTTTGAAATCAAGTTTGATAAAAAATCTGGTCAGCTCACTACTTATAATTACAAGGGTAAAAATCTTCTCGCAGATGCTTTAGAGATCAATTTTTGGCGTGCTTTTACAGACAATGATAAAATCCCAACTAATAGCGGCAAGCTCAAAAAGGTTTGGAGGAATGCTACACAGAAGTACGAAGTTAAACACTTCAAAGTTCAACAAAAATCTCCTGGACTCGTTCATGTCGAGATCACTTCCTTTTTCCCCACAGTAAAAACCACTGTTCAGAGTCAGTATGCAATTTCTGGCAATGGCAAAATCCAAGTGAAAAACGATTTTGACTTCAGTCAAACAAACCCAAAAATTGGCGCTCCCCACCGACTTGGGATGACGATTGCGCTCCCTGCAGAATATGATCAAATATCTTGGTTTGGCCGTGGCCCAAATGCCACTTATAGCGATCGTAAACTTGAACATGTAGGACTCTATAAATCAAGTGTCGATGAGCAGTGGGTTGATTACAGTCGTCCTCAAGAGAATGGTAACAAAGTTGACATGCGCTGGATGAGCCTACTAAACACCAAAGGGCATGGCCTAAAGTTCCTAGCCGATCAAAACTTCCTCAGTGGCGGTGCTAAATTTTATTCTACGGAAGCGATAGAAAACGCGAAGTACTCATTTGAACTTGAGCGTAGCCCAAATGTCATCGTCAACCTTGACCATGCCCAACTTGGCGTCGGCGGCAATGATAGTTGGGGTTCCATTGCCCTCAAACCCTACCAAATTAAGAAGCAGAAATACTCTTACAGTTTCATTATAAGTCCCATCCAATAG
- a CDS encoding glycoside hydrolase family 16 protein, with product MTKILSIALLLLFATSCQNELKTQAPKQASVQEKITSKYKSLGYELVWQEEFNSDGSVESSKWDFEQGFQRNHELQWYQEDNAFCEDGKLFIEGRREMKANPSFKAKANNWKEKRKNIYYTSSCLTSKQSWKYGRFEIKARLKAADGLWPAIWFLGTEGQWPSNGEIDLMEYYNDMILANACWGTKRPYQAKWDSSKTPVKDFKDPDWDKKFHIWKMDWDKDSIKLFLDDQLLNTIDLKKAINPDTSRGPKEPFQQAHYLLLNLAIGGTNGGDPSSTPFPNQFEIDYVRVYQKQ from the coding sequence ATGACAAAGATCTTATCTATTGCCTTATTATTGCTGTTCGCTACTAGCTGCCAGAATGAGCTTAAAACTCAAGCGCCTAAACAAGCTTCAGTTCAAGAAAAAATCACCTCCAAATACAAGAGCTTAGGCTATGAATTAGTTTGGCAGGAAGAATTCAATTCCGATGGTTCAGTTGAATCTAGCAAATGGGACTTTGAGCAGGGTTTTCAACGCAACCACGAACTCCAGTGGTATCAAGAGGACAATGCCTTTTGCGAAGATGGCAAATTATTCATTGAGGGTCGACGAGAAATGAAAGCTAATCCTAGCTTTAAAGCGAAAGCAAATAATTGGAAAGAAAAGAGAAAAAATATTTATTACACGTCCAGTTGTCTTACTTCTAAGCAAAGCTGGAAATACGGACGCTTTGAGATCAAAGCACGCCTTAAGGCTGCCGATGGCTTATGGCCCGCTATCTGGTTTCTGGGTACGGAAGGTCAATGGCCATCTAATGGAGAAATTGACCTTATGGAATACTACAATGACATGATCCTTGCCAATGCTTGCTGGGGAACAAAGCGTCCTTATCAGGCTAAATGGGATAGTAGCAAAACTCCCGTCAAAGATTTTAAAGATCCTGATTGGGATAAAAAGTTTCATATCTGGAAAATGGATTGGGACAAAGATTCCATTAAACTCTTTTTAGATGATCAATTACTCAATACCATCGACTTAAAAAAAGCGATCAATCCCGATACGTCACGAGGTCCTAAAGAGCCCTTCCAACAAGCTCACTACCTCTTACTCAACCTAGCGATTGGCGGCACAAATGGTGGCGACCCAAGCTCAACGCCCTTCCCCAATCAATTTGAAATTGACTACGTTCGAGTTTATCAAAAACAATAG
- a CDS encoding sulfatase family protein produces MFKKLALALALSLTQGLSAATEKPNILIIYADDIGYGDLSCYGGTGAQTPFIDRLANDGIRFSSGYASAATCTPSRYSLLTGEYAFRNKSAKILPGNAPLIIDPAKPNIASFMKDAGYITALVGKWHLGLGLSDGSFDWNSNIKPAPRELGFDYSFYMAATGDRVPSVYIENSEVVDLDPSDPIKVSYAKPVGTEPTGISHPHLLTVQADVQHAGTIVNGISRIGTMTGGHAARFKDEDMADTYLNKAIDFINKSKDQPFFMYFAAHDNHVPRRPHPRFQGSSSLGPRGDAIVQFDWTVGKLIKTLKANKMYRNTLIILSSDNGPVLFDGYWEGSEARNGDHKAAGPFRGGKYSLWEGGTRMPFIVSWPGKIQSGTSSALISQVDIFASIATLIGKDLPKSASPDGQNMLPALMGKSPVGRDYLVEEALSQVALRMGDWKYIPPGTVTERGGLDEWIKTPVHPPGMLFNLADDPGETNDLSKQHPKKVKAMLAILKKEAPSKFLNKKTPGASQLGFE; encoded by the coding sequence ATGTTCAAAAAATTAGCCCTCGCACTAGCTCTCAGCCTCACCCAAGGACTGAGTGCTGCTACAGAAAAACCTAATATCCTTATTATTTATGCCGATGATATCGGCTACGGCGACCTCAGTTGCTATGGTGGCACCGGTGCTCAAACTCCCTTCATTGATCGCTTAGCTAATGATGGCATACGCTTCAGTTCAGGCTATGCATCTGCCGCTACTTGCACGCCTTCACGTTATTCTCTTCTCACGGGTGAATACGCTTTCCGCAATAAGTCCGCCAAAATTCTTCCAGGCAATGCCCCTCTCATTATTGACCCTGCTAAACCAAACATCGCTAGTTTCATGAAAGATGCAGGCTACATAACGGCTCTAGTCGGGAAATGGCATTTGGGCCTTGGCCTTTCGGATGGCTCTTTTGACTGGAATTCGAACATCAAACCTGCACCTCGTGAACTCGGTTTCGATTATTCATTCTACATGGCCGCAACCGGTGATCGCGTACCTTCGGTTTATATCGAAAATAGCGAAGTCGTGGACCTCGATCCTTCTGACCCGATCAAAGTCAGCTATGCCAAACCTGTAGGTACAGAGCCCACTGGCATTAGCCACCCTCACTTACTGACGGTTCAAGCTGATGTTCAACACGCAGGCACTATCGTGAACGGCATAAGTCGCATCGGTACTATGACTGGTGGACATGCAGCTCGTTTTAAAGATGAAGACATGGCCGACACCTACCTCAACAAAGCGATCGATTTCATTAATAAGTCGAAAGATCAGCCCTTCTTTATGTACTTTGCCGCACATGATAACCACGTACCCCGTCGCCCTCATCCCCGCTTCCAAGGCTCTTCGAGCCTTGGACCTCGCGGTGATGCCATTGTGCAATTTGACTGGACTGTGGGAAAACTAATAAAAACACTTAAGGCCAATAAAATGTACCGCAATACGCTAATCATTTTATCGAGTGATAATGGCCCCGTGCTCTTTGATGGTTACTGGGAAGGTTCTGAAGCTCGCAATGGCGACCATAAAGCTGCTGGACCTTTTCGAGGTGGAAAATACAGCCTATGGGAAGGTGGCACACGCATGCCCTTTATCGTTTCTTGGCCTGGAAAAATTCAAAGTGGAACTTCTTCAGCACTCATTAGTCAAGTCGATATTTTTGCGAGCATCGCAACACTCATTGGCAAAGACTTACCCAAGAGCGCCAGCCCCGATGGACAAAACATGCTCCCAGCCCTCATGGGGAAAAGTCCTGTTGGACGCGACTATCTGGTCGAAGAAGCACTCTCACAAGTCGCCCTACGCATGGGAGACTGGAAATACATTCCTCCTGGAACTGTTACAGAACGCGGTGGACTCGATGAATGGATCAAAACACCCGTGCACCCACCCGGCATGCTCTTTAACCTTGCTGATGATCCAGGTGAGACAAATGACCTCTCCAAACAACATCCCAAGAAAGTCAAAGCCATGCTCGCTATACTCAAAAAAGAGGCTCCTAGCAAATTCCTTAATAAGAAAACACCCGGTGCCTCCCAACTCGGCTTTGAATAA
- the queC gene encoding 7-cyano-7-deazaguanine synthase QueC: MKKAAVLISGGLDSTTLLHHVIKSLGYDEVYALSFDYGQKHSRELIVAKAQCDSLPEVKEHNVLDISYMGDFLGSSSALVKGGVEVPDLKDIAEGDLDQPVTYVPNRNMMLLSIAASFAESRDCRQLYYGAQAQDEYGYWDCTESFLARMNDVFSLNRRTGVHVEAPFVNMSKGHVAKIGLALGIDYAQTWTCYRGGDKPCEVCPSCVERALAFKECGIDDPLLKK; the protein is encoded by the coding sequence ATGAAGAAAGCAGCTGTATTAATTTCGGGTGGTCTCGATTCGACCACTCTTCTACACCATGTGATCAAGAGTCTTGGTTATGATGAAGTCTATGCATTGTCTTTTGATTACGGTCAAAAACATTCTCGTGAACTCATTGTTGCTAAGGCACAATGCGATAGCTTGCCGGAAGTGAAAGAGCACAACGTACTCGATATTTCTTACATGGGAGATTTTTTAGGCTCCAGTTCTGCTCTCGTTAAAGGTGGCGTTGAAGTTCCTGACTTGAAGGATATTGCCGAAGGTGATTTAGACCAGCCAGTGACCTATGTGCCCAATCGTAATATGATGCTTTTATCAATTGCTGCATCATTTGCGGAGAGCCGCGATTGCCGTCAATTATATTATGGTGCCCAAGCCCAAGATGAATACGGTTATTGGGATTGCACGGAATCCTTTTTAGCTCGCATGAATGATGTCTTCTCTCTTAATCGTCGAACAGGCGTGCACGTTGAGGCACCATTTGTGAATATGAGTAAGGGACATGTGGCCAAAATCGGTTTAGCCCTTGGTATTGATTACGCTCAAACTTGGACTTGTTATCGCGGTGGCGATAAGCCTTGCGAAGTCTGTCCCTCTTGTGTAGAACGTGCCCTTGCTTTCAAAGAATGTGGAATTGACGATCCCTTATTAAAAAAGTAA
- a CDS encoding response regulator, with product MKKHALTTNEAADLLGFARTSVINWVEKGELKSFQTPGGHRRFEMEDIQAFAQKRGIQIEGQVEQKVQLNRVLVVDDDQDFRQFSLETLELAGDFEVKEAVNGIEAALVTGSWKPDIILLDLHMPQMNGYEFIDQLRKDEQFKEIKIIVLTAYADEETREKVGDVHDLICKPIGIKDFVGKLRDLSK from the coding sequence ATGAAAAAACATGCTCTGACAACAAACGAAGCTGCAGACTTGTTAGGTTTTGCGCGTACAAGTGTAATCAACTGGGTTGAGAAAGGTGAATTGAAATCTTTCCAAACGCCTGGTGGCCATCGCCGTTTTGAAATGGAGGATATTCAAGCCTTTGCTCAAAAACGTGGCATTCAAATAGAAGGTCAAGTTGAGCAGAAAGTGCAATTAAATCGTGTGCTCGTTGTTGATGATGATCAAGACTTCCGTCAATTCTCCTTGGAAACCCTCGAGCTTGCCGGTGATTTTGAAGTCAAAGAAGCCGTCAACGGGATTGAAGCAGCGCTCGTTACAGGCTCATGGAAGCCCGATATTATTTTATTAGATTTACACATGCCACAAATGAATGGCTATGAATTTATAGATCAATTACGCAAAGATGAGCAATTTAAAGAGATCAAAATCATTGTTTTGACTGCTTATGCCGATGAAGAAACTCGTGAGAAAGTCGGCGATGTGCATGACTTAATTTGTAAGCCAATTGGGATAAAAGATTTCGTCGGCAAATTACGCGACTTATCTAAATGA
- a CDS encoding ATP-binding cassette domain-containing protein, with translation MKERGIPLLDAIDLTYAIGHRMLLDHVSFTIHNKDRVGLIGRNGTGKSTLLKILSKQLEPFEVSEIRFSKGLKVSYLSQDFDIDPNLTVIENIREGAGYIYELLKQYESGDQTEDEMFRIQDQITALDAWDLDAYVFELISRLSCPSADTPCKDLSGGEKRRINLAKVLVSKPDLLILDEPTNHLDSHAVEWLEKWLETYSGALIMVTHDRCFLDSVCNRILELREGQADFFPGNYSVYLEQSAARDMAMLRADNKRHQFLKKELEWVRRSPKARTTKSQSRVDRFNDLNDKENYAVQADAELVLPPAKVIGNVSVSLENVCKSFGDKQLFKDLSFELEPGSRIALMGGNGMGKTTLLKMIIGQAEADSGTIVRGASLDYNYVDQSRSQLNEDNTVFKEVADGAESVRLGDISLSTRSYLRRFLFTDDRINTKVSKLSGGERNRLLLARLLRKPCNLLILDEPTNDLDLSTLQVLEEALVAWKGTLLLVSHDRWFVNRVCNGILGFEGNGQVYYQDGDYDYYLEKKAERETKQVKVEVETKKVAPKAEEPKKATKKLTWKEERELEGMEDFVMELDEQISAIETAMHEPDFFQQEAELIQEKTNELESLRQKLDQAYARWEELEAKKA, from the coding sequence ATGAAAGAACGCGGTATACCACTACTAGATGCGATTGATTTAACTTATGCTATTGGGCATAGGATGCTCTTGGATCATGTCTCTTTTACAATACATAATAAAGATAGAGTGGGGCTCATTGGTCGCAATGGCACGGGGAAGTCAACCCTGCTGAAGATTTTATCCAAACAACTTGAGCCTTTCGAGGTTTCCGAAATTCGTTTTAGCAAGGGCTTAAAAGTCTCTTATTTATCTCAAGATTTTGATATTGATCCGAATTTGACCGTGATAGAAAATATTCGTGAAGGCGCTGGCTATATTTATGAATTACTCAAACAATATGAAAGTGGTGATCAGACTGAAGATGAGATGTTCCGCATTCAAGATCAAATTACGGCTCTAGATGCCTGGGATTTAGATGCCTACGTTTTTGAACTTATCTCGCGCTTGTCTTGTCCGAGTGCAGACACTCCTTGTAAAGATCTTTCGGGTGGTGAAAAACGGCGAATTAACTTAGCGAAAGTTCTCGTTTCTAAACCCGATTTACTCATTTTAGACGAGCCGACAAACCACCTGGATTCTCATGCGGTTGAATGGCTAGAGAAATGGCTCGAGACTTATTCAGGGGCACTCATTATGGTGACACACGATCGTTGCTTCTTAGATAGTGTTTGTAATCGTATTCTAGAATTACGTGAAGGGCAAGCAGATTTTTTTCCTGGGAATTATTCAGTTTATTTAGAGCAGAGTGCTGCACGTGATATGGCAATGCTAAGAGCGGATAATAAGCGCCATCAGTTCTTGAAAAAAGAACTCGAATGGGTGCGTCGAAGTCCTAAGGCACGTACCACTAAGTCACAGAGTCGAGTCGATCGCTTTAATGATCTCAATGATAAAGAAAATTACGCTGTACAGGCCGATGCTGAACTCGTTTTACCTCCCGCGAAAGTTATTGGCAATGTAAGTGTCAGTTTAGAAAATGTGTGTAAAAGCTTTGGAGATAAACAGCTTTTCAAAGATTTGAGTTTTGAGTTAGAACCAGGTAGCCGCATAGCTCTAATGGGCGGTAATGGCATGGGAAAAACGACTTTGCTTAAAATGATTATAGGTCAGGCAGAAGCAGATTCTGGAACGATTGTTCGCGGAGCGAGCTTAGATTATAATTACGTTGATCAGAGTCGTAGTCAACTCAATGAAGATAATACCGTTTTTAAAGAAGTTGCGGATGGCGCAGAATCGGTGCGTTTGGGCGATATAAGTTTGTCAACGCGTTCTTACTTAAGACGTTTCTTATTCACTGATGATCGTATCAACACCAAAGTGAGTAAATTATCGGGCGGGGAACGCAATCGCCTCCTATTAGCTCGTTTATTGCGTAAACCCTGTAACTTACTCATTCTGGATGAACCAACCAATGACTTGGACTTATCGACTTTGCAAGTCTTAGAGGAAGCTCTCGTCGCTTGGAAAGGCACTTTGCTCCTTGTGTCTCACGATAGATGGTTTGTGAACCGTGTGTGTAATGGCATTTTAGGCTTTGAGGGAAATGGTCAGGTGTATTACCAAGATGGTGATTATGACTATTACTTAGAGAAAAAAGCCGAGCGTGAGACTAAGCAAGTTAAAGTCGAGGTGGAAACTAAAAAAGTTGCGCCCAAAGCTGAAGAGCCCAAGAAAGCCACTAAAAAACTTACTTGGAAAGAAGAGCGTGAACTCGAAGGTATGGAAGACTTTGTCATGGAGCTCGATGAGCAGATTTCCGCGATTGAAACAGCCATGCACGAACCCGACTTTTTTCAGCAAGAAGCTGAACTCATTCAAGAAAAAACGAATGAACTTGAATCCCTGCGTCAAAAGCTAGACCAAGCCTATGCTCGTTGGGAAGAACTCGAAGCGAAAAAAGCTTAA